The genome window CGTCGCACACCTTGCCCTCAATGGCGTAGCGTTTTGACGGCACGACGACCCTGACCCCTTCGGCGCTCTGTCCGGGAGTCAACTTGAGCGAGGGAGACTCGACGGCCAGTATCTGCATGCGGCCATAGATGAGGTTGGAACGGTCTGCGTTCGCAACGGTGTCCGAGCAGTAATAGAGCGTGTACTCGCCGGGAGGATTTCCCTCGTAGGTCTCCGGAAGCGGGCCGGTCCAAACGAACTTGCCTTCGCCATCAACCGGCACGGCGTTTTCCGCGGTCGGGCCGAACAGACCCTTTCGTTGCAGGCCAATCCGCACATCGGTTGCAGGCAGGTTGTCTTCGTCCACGGCAAAACCCGATACGGTTACGTTCGAAAGCTCGGCGGTTGGCGCAGCCGGTTCCGCAGCCTTTTCCGCTTGCGGTGCCGTCGCGGTAGAGGCTGGTGTGTCCGTGTTCCGCGTATTAGAAATGCCGCCCGAGGCGGTTGCTGCGTTCGTTGATATGTCAGTAGCTTGCGGCGCGCTCTTGTACGTATACCCCAAGACCCCCGCAAGAGCCACGATGCACAATGCCGCGATGATCGCGGGCAGCTTGAGCGACGCCAGCATGGACGACGAGGCCGCCGCGGGCATTGCCGCGGAACGCACGCTTTGCGCCATGGCCAGTTTGCCCAGCGCGGCCATCAAGGTCTGTGGCGCGGCGGATGCCGAGGATGATAGCGCTGCGAGTAGTCCCGTCAGCACAACCGCTTCGACCACGACTCCGCGCTTGCGCATGGCGGCTCCGAGCAGATTCAGCCCGGATTCGATACGATGCCCCAGGGTTCGGCGCGGAATGCCCAGTTCACGCGCGATGTCATGCTGCGTACGTCCGCAGAGGAAATACTGCACCAACAGGAAGCGTGTTTCTTCCGGCAGTTCGGCGATGCACTCGTCAACACAATCCGCCAACTCCTCCCGCGTCGGCGGGGTCGTTGAGGCGAGATCCTCGGCATAGGCGATCTCGCGTTGTTTGCGGCGTTCATCGGAGCGAAGGCGCGTAAGCGAACGGTAGGTGGCCGTACCGTGCAGCCACGCGCCCGGAACGCGCACGCCGGATAAGTCGGGTTTGCGGACCAACTCCTCAAAACACTCTTGAGCGACATCTTCCGCATCGGTGGGATTACGCAACACGCGCAAGCAGGTGCCATACACCATGGCCGCGTATTGACGAACCAACTCTTCAAAAGCTTGCGGCTCGCGCCGGCTAACCCAACGGACCCAAGCCGAATCCAAAGTGGCACTCATGGCAGAACCTCCTTAATTTCATGGTCTGCCTATATGTCGCCATGATAGCGCGTTTGGGCCACTCGATGGGTAGCGCGGCGCGAAGAATCGGAGTCC of Candidatus Hydrogenedentota bacterium contains these proteins:
- a CDS encoding sigma-70 family RNA polymerase sigma factor; its protein translation is MSATLDSAWVRWVSRREPQAFEELVRQYAAMVYGTCLRVLRNPTDAEDVAQECFEELVRKPDLSGVRVPGAWLHGTATYRSLTRLRSDERRKQREIAYAEDLASTTPPTREELADCVDECIAELPEETRFLLVQYFLCGRTQHDIARELGIPRRTLGHRIESGLNLLGAAMRKRGVVVEAVVLTGLLAALSSSASAAPQTLMAALGKLAMAQSVRSAAMPAAASSSMLASLKLPAIIAALCIVALAGVLGYTYKSAPQATDISTNAATASGGISNTRNTDTPASTATAPQAEKAAEPAAPTAELSNVTVSGFAVDEDNLPATDVRIGLQRKGLFGPTAENAVPVDGEGKFVWTGPLPETYEGNPPGEYTLYYCSDTVANADRSNLIYGRMQILAVESPSLKLTPGQSAEGVRVVVPSKRYAIEGKVCDAQGKGIAGVGLTIFSGLPNGQTLSDGQGNFRFARLYPYGALNPKAVGDHPNEWFSINVTHPDYDTPGDVNVRLGAKNVQIVLPEKKRGWISGTVVDEKTGAPLVGTKVWVSKVLRSDGVDMYWSSEESGEFLENGKFTLKDIPEGKAEVWASAPGCGPVCENVDVQTGQGTEGIALVLNKGGKVVFSLGDIPEGCPAQLEYAYAYQPEKDATINFRGKDQDNGSYTIDLAPGQYTVVAVVQVYGRYCYAQQVTVESGETLNLEAGPVGLARVKGTITPPPGNPRLSFVLRFGEQTTPVSQKYANTFPYRKGGWYLDLVKDGIFACAHCKTDYELGWLQPGTYTLTILSFDDVTEEFTQTSKTFTLGENEESTLDIAF